The window GCGCGTACGGGCGTCGCCGGGATCCGCTGGTCCGGGCCCTGCGCGAGCGGGGGATCGCGGCGCACGGGCGCAGCGGGATGAACGTATGGCTGCCCGTGCCCGACGAGACGGCGGCGGTCGCGCGGCTGCTGCACGCGGGGTGGGCGGTCGCGCCGGGTGCCCGGTTCCGGCTCGCGTCACCGCCGGCGGTGCGGCTGACGGTCTCGGGCCTGACCGTGGACGAGATAGTGCCGGTCGCGGACGCCCTTGCCTCCGTGACCCGCCCGTCGGTGGTGGGGCGCTACGACTGACGGCCCCGCCGCCCGCTCCGGTGGGCCGGTGCGGGGCGACGGGGCCGGGTGATGCAGTGTCGGTCCGGGGTGGGGGAGGAGCGGCGGGTGGAGCGCCGTCACTTCCCTTCGGGCAGCTCGGACAGCTCGCGGGCCTTGCCCTGGGACGCGCCTCGGGTCTTGCTCCGAGAGCTGCCCTGGGTCTTGCTCTGGGTGAGGGCGGCGCCGGCCAGCACGATCAGCGCGCCCACGGGGGTGTTCCAGCTGAGCGCCTCCCCGAGGAAGGCCACGCCGGCGATGGTCGCCACGACCGGGACGAGGTAGGTGATCATGGTCGCCGTCGTGGGCCCGACCTCGGCGACCAGTCCGTACTGCACGAGGAAGGCCAGCCCCGTGCCCAGCGCCCCCAGGGCGAAGACGGCCAGCAGCGGCACGGCGGGGAAGGAGGTCGGCACCGGGGCGAACACCGGGGCGACGACGGCGAGCTGGGCCGTGCCCAGCAGCAGCTGCGCGCCGGACTTCGACAGGTTGGAGTCGCCGGTGTCGGCCAGCGTGCGCCGGACGTAGATCCAGCCGACCGCGTAGCTGGCGGAGGCGGCGAGGGCCATCACCGTGCCCGCCGCGTCCTGCCCCGAGAAGCCCTGCCAGGCCCCGAGCACGGTCAGCACGCCGGCGAAGCCGATGGCCAGCCCCGCGAAGCGGCGCCGGGTCGGCCGGTCCTCGGACAGCGCCACGAGCGAGAGGAGCATGCCCCACAGCGGGGTCGTGGCGTTGCAGATGCCGGCGAGGGTGGAGGGGATGCGCAGCTCGGCGTAGGCGAAGAGCGTGAAGGGCAGGGCGTTGAGCAGGAACGCCGCAACGGCCAGGTGCGCCCAGGTGCGTGCGGCGCGCGGCAGGCCCTCCCGCTTCACGGCCAGCATCGTGACCAGCACCGCCGCGCCGAAGAACATCCGGCCGAAGGAGACGTACAGCGGCGGGAAGCCGTCGGTGCCGAGCTTGATGAACAGGAAGCTGCATCCCCAGATGAGGGCGAGCGCACCGAAGCGGATCCTCCAGTCCACGGCAGGGCGGCCCTGCTGAGGGGGCGCGGAGGAGACGGGGGGAGCCGGGGGAGCGGGGGAAGCCGCTGGAGCCGAGGGGCCGGAGGAGCCGGAGCTTGCAGTGGTGCGCATGACCGTAAGGATGGCGGCGCACCCGCCTTTAGAACAAGTAAATATAAGTGGGGCTCATCGCGTAGGGTTGCTTATATGTTGAACCTGGAGCGTCTGCGGACCCTCAATGCCGTCGCCCGCCACGGATCCGTGAGCGCCGCGGCGGACGGGCTGCACGTGACGACGTCCGCCGTCTCCCAGCAGCTCGCCAAGCTGGAGCGGGAGACCGGGCAGCAGCTGCTCGCCAAGCACGGCCGCGGCGTGCGGCTCACCGACGCCGGACGGCTGCTCGCCGACCACGCCTCGCGGATCCTCTCGCAGGTCGAGCTCGCCCAGGCCGACCTCGAGGCGCAGCGCGGGCAGGCCGTCGGGGAGCTGCTCCTCGGCGCCTTCCCCACGGCCGCCCGCGGTCTCTTCCCCGCCGCCCTCGCCGGGCTGCGCAGCGCCCACCCCCAGCTGCGGGCCCGGCTGGAGGAGATGGAGCCCGAGGAGGCCGTGCCCCGGGTGGTCCGCGGCGACATCGACGTCGCGGTCGTCCTCGACTGGTACAACAAGCCCCTGCCCATGCCGGACGGGCTGGCCAAGGCCCCGATCCTCGACGACATCGCCGACGTGGCGATGCCGGTGGACCACCCGCTGGCCGGCCGGGACCAGGTCGACCTGGAGGAGTTCGCCGACGACGACTGGGTCTCCTGGCCCCGCGGCGAGTTCTGCCACGACTGGCTGATGCTCACCCTGCGCGGCAAGGGCATCGAGCCCCGCATCTCCCACATGGCCGAGGAGCACCACACCCAGCTCGCCCTGATCGCCGCCGGGCTGGGCGTCGCCGTCGCCCCGCGGCTGGGGCGCGGCCCCGTCCCGGAAGGGGTGCGCGTGGTGCCGGTGCGGCACACCGTGCGCCGCCACGTCTACGCGATCTGGCGCGCGGACGCGGACCGGCGGCCGTCCATCCGCGCGGCGGTCGAGGCGCTGAGGGCGGCGGGGGAGGAGATGGCGGGCTCCGCCTAGGGCCGTGGCCGGGAGCCGCGGCCGGAAGCGGTGGCGGGGAGCCGTGGTCGGAAGCAGTGGTCGGAAGCCGTGATCGGAAAAGGCGCACTCCGTTGCGCAGGCGGGCCCGGCCGGGTCGGGTCAGGCCGGGCGCGGGGCGGGGGCGCTAGCCGCCCGGCAGTTTGCGGAAGTCCCAGGAGGCGATCGCCTCCGGTGTCAGCCGGAGCCAGGCGTGGCGGCCGTCGTGCGGCATCGAGGGCAGGCCGCCGAAGTACTTGGTGGTGAACAGGGCCTCCGGCGCGGCGAGCTCCGGGCAGGGTTCGCCCGTGCGCGGGGCCTCGCCGACGAAGGCGGCCGTGCCCGACAGCTCCGCTCCGCGCAGCTCCCCGTACTCCCGCCCGTCGTCCACGAGCACCGCGATCCGGGCGTCGCGCCGCAGCTCCGCCCACCGGCGGCTGCGGACGATCGAGTACAGCCACACCGCGGATCCGTCCCAGACGAACCACAGTGCGCTCAGGTGCGGACGCCCGTCCCGTCCCACCGTGGCCACCCGGCAGGTGCGCTGCCCGGCGAGGAACGCGTCCAGCTCCGGCCGCGTCATCATGATCCGGCGGCCCCGCCGCTGGGTGGTGACCATGCCCGCGCCCTCCCCGCACCCCGCTGTCTGACTGAGTGTCAGGAAGTGTGGACCCCTTCCCCCGCCGGCGCAATGCCCGCTACCCTCACGCGGCCCGGTCCTCACCCGCCGGACACCGGCCCCAGGAGGGAGCGACCAGCATGGCGCCGCCGGACCCGCCCGCCGAGCGCCTCGACCCCGCGACGACCGTGCTGCTCACCGTCGAGTGCCAGCGCGGCGTCGTAGGCCCCGACAGCGCCCTGCCCGAGCTCGCGGCCGCCGCCCGCGCCTCCGGCGCCCTCGTGAACATCGCCCGCCTGGTCGCGGGCGCGCACGACGCGGGCGTCCAGGTCGTGCACGCCGTCGCCGAGCGCCGCCCCGACGGCCGCGGCGCCAGCCGCAACGCCCGCCTCTTCCGCGCGGCCGAGCGGCTGCCCGTGCAGCAGCTGACCGGCACCCGCGCGGTCCGCGTCGCCGACCCGATCCCGGTCGGCGACGCGGACCTGGTCGTCCGGCGGCTGCACGGGCTCTCGCCCCTGGCGGGCACGGGCGTGGACGCCCTCCTGCGCAACCTCGGCTGCCGCACCCTCGTCGTCACCGGCGTCTCGGCCAACGTGGCCGTGCCCAACACCGTCTTCGACGCCGTCAACCTCGGCTACACGGCCGTCGTCCCCGCCGACGCCATCGCCGGCGTGCCCGCGGACTACACCGCGGCCATGGTCAGCCACACCCTGGCGCTCGTCGCCACCGTCACCACGACCGAGGCCGTCCTGCGCGGCTGGCGGAGCACGCCCCGGAGCGGCTGACGCCGGGCTGCGGCGCCCGGGCTCACCCCAGGTGCAGCGAGCCGCCGCGGACCGAGACCTGCTCCTCGGGGAGCGGCCCCTGCGCCGGACCGCCCTGCACGCTCCCGTCCACGATCCGGAACCTGCTGCCGTGGCACGGGCAGTTGATGGTGCCCCCGGAGACGTCCTTGACCACGCACCCCTGGTGGGTGCAGACCGCCGAGAAGGCCTTGAACTCGCCCTTCACCGGCTGGGTCACCACGACCTTCCGGTCCGGGAAGACCTTGCCGCCGCCCTCGGGGATGTCCGCGGCCTTCGCGAGCTCCCCGTCACCCTTTCCGTCCCCCTTCCCGTCCCCGCCCTCGTCCTTGCCGCCGTCGCCCCCTCCGCCGCACGCGGCGAGCACGGTGACGAGACCGGCGGCCCCCGCCGCCGCGACGACGCTGCGGCGGGTCGAGCCGCGCGGGGCCGGGGAGACGGAGGGCTCACCGGAACCCGGGGATCCGGCGGAGTCTGCCGAGTCGGTGGAAGCGGTCCGTGACGTGTGGTTCATGTTCGCTCCTCTGAACGTGCAGGTTCAGGGAGACGTACGGAGCCGGCGGCCCCCGCGTTCAAAGGGCGGCAGAAGTCCCGCAGTAGCCTGGGGCAATGCTCCCCGAAGTCACAGCCACCCGATACGTCACGCCCTTGCGTGAGGGCGGCTCGCT is drawn from Streptomyces roseifaciens and contains these coding sequences:
- a CDS encoding Rieske (2Fe-2S) protein is translated as MNHTSRTASTDSADSAGSPGSGEPSVSPAPRGSTRRSVVAAAGAAGLVTVLAACGGGGDGGKDEGGDGKGDGKGDGELAKAADIPEGGGKVFPDRKVVVTQPVKGEFKAFSAVCTHQGCVVKDVSGGTINCPCHGSRFRIVDGSVQGGPAQGPLPEEQVSVRGGSLHLG
- a CDS encoding DMT family transporter — encoded protein: MRTTASSGSSGPSAPAASPAPPAPPVSSAPPQQGRPAVDWRIRFGALALIWGCSFLFIKLGTDGFPPLYVSFGRMFFGAAVLVTMLAVKREGLPRAARTWAHLAVAAFLLNALPFTLFAYAELRIPSTLAGICNATTPLWGMLLSLVALSEDRPTRRRFAGLAIGFAGVLTVLGAWQGFSGQDAAGTVMALAASASYAVGWIYVRRTLADTGDSNLSKSGAQLLLGTAQLAVVAPVFAPVPTSFPAVPLLAVFALGALGTGLAFLVQYGLVAEVGPTTATMITYLVPVVATIAGVAFLGEALSWNTPVGALIVLAGAALTQSKTQGSSRSKTRGASQGKARELSELPEGK
- a CDS encoding cysteine hydrolase, whose protein sequence is MAPPDPPAERLDPATTVLLTVECQRGVVGPDSALPELAAAARASGALVNIARLVAGAHDAGVQVVHAVAERRPDGRGASRNARLFRAAERLPVQQLTGTRAVRVADPIPVGDADLVVRRLHGLSPLAGTGVDALLRNLGCRTLVVTGVSANVAVPNTVFDAVNLGYTAVVPADAIAGVPADYTAAMVSHTLALVATVTTTEAVLRGWRSTPRSG
- a CDS encoding LysR family transcriptional regulator; translation: MLNLERLRTLNAVARHGSVSAAADGLHVTTSAVSQQLAKLERETGQQLLAKHGRGVRLTDAGRLLADHASRILSQVELAQADLEAQRGQAVGELLLGAFPTAARGLFPAALAGLRSAHPQLRARLEEMEPEEAVPRVVRGDIDVAVVLDWYNKPLPMPDGLAKAPILDDIADVAMPVDHPLAGRDQVDLEEFADDDWVSWPRGEFCHDWLMLTLRGKGIEPRISHMAEEHHTQLALIAAGLGVAVAPRLGRGPVPEGVRVVPVRHTVRRHVYAIWRADADRRPSIRAAVEALRAAGEEMAGSA
- a CDS encoding pyridoxamine 5'-phosphate oxidase family protein — its product is MVTTQRRGRRIMMTRPELDAFLAGQRTCRVATVGRDGRPHLSALWFVWDGSAVWLYSIVRSRRWAELRRDARIAVLVDDGREYGELRGAELSGTAAFVGEAPRTGEPCPELAAPEALFTTKYFGGLPSMPHDGRHAWLRLTPEAIASWDFRKLPGG